The Mugil cephalus isolate CIBA_MC_2020 chromosome 8, CIBA_Mcephalus_1.1, whole genome shotgun sequence genome segment ATCGGCCATAACTGTATCCTTATCTGTTTACGGTCCCACAGTTGACTGGGATTCGTTTTCCTATGTTGGTTGTCTATTGTAGTTCTTGTGGGTATGTGACTGTTTTTATTGATAGTTgtctcagttttctgttttgtttaactCTTTAGGGTAGGATAATCTATAACTTCAGCCACTTTGGAGCTTTATTAAACCACAGTAGTTGGGAATGTGCATTTAATTTCCAGTTTTTATAGATTTATGGTTTATTTCTAAGGGTTTGTAAGTTCTCCACTCCTACAAACAATGTTATTTCCACAGGTATACCATAATTCTTCTTTATTCTCAGGTCTACTTCATAATACTTAACATAGTTTGCAGATCGGCATCCATTTATTGGGACGTTACAGGAGTATGAGGAGACCAGGATCTTGGATTTCATTCCTGACTGGGTGTATGTTCGCACAACAGCCAGATTCAGACTACCCACCTATTCTACCTCACAGAGGTGTGATttatctcattaaaaaaaagtctcagtgAATGTTAACGGTCTGCTTGCGTGTCAccattttaatttcatctgttgtcaCGGATCTAGATCAGTTTCTCAAACGATGCTCGTAGATCAGGCAGTCGCTCCTCCAGTAAGTGAAACCTCCGCTTTTAATCACCACCCGTGGATTGAACCGATGCCTGcatggaggacagaggagtcTGCTCTGCTGTCTGAGGCAGATGTTCTGGAGGAGCAGATGCTAAGGGCCGGGATACTGGCCTCATTAGAAGATGCTCCCGATGACCCTGATGCAAAAGTAGAGGTGTCCAAATCATCGGTTTCATCTCTGCGGTTAGTACCATGTTAAAATCGAGATGGATTACAGtgctcagtttgtgttttcaattgatatttcatcatttacattatttactgacagttcaatgttttatttcagactcCAGCAGCTAGAGAAGATGGGCTTCCCCACTGAGAAAGCTGTAGTAGCTTTAGCGGCATCAAAGCAGCTAGATGGCGCCATTTCCCTGCTTATTGATGACAACGTTGGAGAACAAGCTGTGGTGGTGTCCAAGGGAAAGGGTCCTGTGCCATCAAGAGGCACTTAGACAGCCTGACAGTCCTGGACTGAGGCAGCAACCATGTGCTGTACACTGGACATAGATTATGCTTGGGTTTTGCTGAGCTTCAGTATTTTCCCTGTGGGTCACTTGTAGAACTGTTTTGATGATGATTAGAATTCCTGCacataaatgttaatttaattgtagATGCAAACTATGTGACACCGTTTCTTTATCTGCACGTATAGACGCACATTAGAGAGAATGGATGTCATGACTGTGCTGTACATCATGGAAATGTTTAATCAAAACTGTTGtaccacaaataaaaacaggggacatgttaaaaaaaaaaaaagaacattattttattacaccGATCATCTAAACAGGATTATCTTAACACAGTAACGCATttgcaagaaacaaaaaaattcaaaatatgaAATGGTTACACAACAGCATACAAAATAAACTAcaattcattgttttaaatagtttcacAATAAGTTTGATATAAGATTAAACAAAAAGTCATTTCATCAGAACAGTTTAAGCAGTTTTAAATTTACCAACGCAACAGTGGTGGTAAAAAATATGTTCAAGTTCTTTTAACAGCTTTgctatttttctgtgtgtgtgtttgttaaaagaTCTAGGAAAGGACAGCCAGGTTTCGACATTACTCAAAATTATTTACGACCGTGTCTGCTGATCTGCAGCcaaatgtgaatgtttgtgattttttttttttttttttttacagattaaaCGTCCAAGTGTTATTTTATAGTAAATCACTTTATCAGTACGCACTTAAAGGGGAGGAAAACACTCACACCAGAAAACTACAAATCACTGTTAGCAACACTTATCTCAGTTAGAGTAGAGATGACTTCATCTTTTTAGTGCACTACATAACATTGAGTTAAACAATATGATAGAAGTATAACAAAATGAATACTAGAAGAGGAGGTTTGTTCGTGTATTTGTGTCCTGCAAACTGTACATGCTCAGTAT includes the following:
- the rhbdd3 gene encoding rhomboid domain-containing protein 3 codes for the protein MLRRISSVWCRYGSDRPGFCLGTSVLLAVLLLLYAGGIQACLSLGPGGDFPRFRDVFLYALSHDDLQSLLVTVVLLLGFGSCQERRWGTVAFLSLSILTMALLPFLYTLVLFVGGGEATRVCGYSGIQIALFTAQCRQVTQRRLLRCVPVWFLPWLLLLIGLLALPGTPALLHFCSICIGHNYRHPFIGTLQEYEETRILDFIPDWVYVRTTARFRLPTYSTSQRSVSQTMLVDQAVAPPVSETSAFNHHPWIEPMPAWRTEESALLSEADVLEEQMLRAGILASLEDAPDDPDAKVEVSKSSVSSLRLQQLEKMGFPTEKAVVALAASKQLDGAISLLIDDNVGEQAVVVSKGKGPVPSRGT